AATAAAATCCTTATAGGACATTCAAAGGTAGACCTGCACTGTAAATTCTTGGTTGAACTATCTTAAGATTTTTAAACTTAACAACATCATAGTAATGTAGTGAGTTATAAGCAAAATTGTAAGGGAAGTGAAAGGGGCGCACAAGCGCCAATGGTAGGGGAAGGAAAAGGAAAAGTGGTCGACAGAGGTAAAAAGTACAGAAAAATTTTTATTTACATTCCAAAGGAAGTCGCAATGGACACTAGTTTTCCGTTTGAAATAGGCGAAGATGTAACGGTTAGAATAGAAGGAGAAAGATTAATCATAGAAAAAAGAGAAAGTAAGAAAAAGAACTAGGAATAGGCTCTTCCTAAAGACAATACATATCACCAATTCAGTTAAGTACCAGAAAACCTATTATCCTACACCTATTGGAGGCTTAAACTGCATGAATGAGAAAATGGAAAGTAAAAAGAAGCATTCTTTCTTCCCTGTTTTCATGTTTATTGGTATGGGTGTTGGCTTTCTGCTAATTGAAAGTTTAGGCGGGCTAGGATTCGTTTCAGCAATGTTTATTGGTATGGGTGTAGGATTCCTTTTTGATAACCTCGTAGTCATTGAAGAAAGAAAGGTAAGCGTTGAGGTCCCGGTAAAGG
Above is a genomic segment from Candidatus Bathyarchaeota archaeon containing:
- a CDS encoding DUF308 domain-containing protein, whose translation is MNEKMESKKKHSFFPVFMFIGMGVGFLLIESLGGLGFVSAMFIGMGVGFLFDNLVVIEERKVSVEVPVKASGIVTSVIGVLFIIGGVIALTMPELLEKLATYFIGLGFIIVGIFILIYGMRLVKAKSS